In Triticum aestivum cultivar Chinese Spring chromosome 5B, IWGSC CS RefSeq v2.1, whole genome shotgun sequence, the following proteins share a genomic window:
- the LOC123110282 gene encoding putative disease resistance protein RGA3, whose translation MAASALVFAGKSVATSAISFLVNKAFSYIDEYCKSESMDELKNRLLRAMPHIQAVFDVVNPELVREQSSGLDAWLWQLRDAVETAEDAIDELEYYELEEKAKDQKVSEWGSPLVKMKHKFVRSLGPAVNKTIKKISHRDTLKRLMKSVDDLDKAAIGVSDFLKLTDHLSGGSSTSSQQKVQKLMDNDRQTSSILSATIFIGREKEKEQIIGWLTNTSDELGETRVRRTNSIPIISVIGHGGMGKTTLAQSIFMVIWTTISTSFDATSVTSKILEDATRVKPSSDHLEPLQRDLKEKLAFINFLLVLDDVWEDKKRDEWEKLFAPLKELNTTGSKILLTTRMQSVADMAAKVMGVERDKFLTLQGLEDDKNLKLFNHHAFSGLNPRDSYLELIGEQIAKKLRGCPLVTKVVAEHLQSNMTPEYWRRFLHQGLEHFKGTEKDIMNVLRLSYYHLPTELQICFRYCCIFPQDYRFGKKQLVQMWIGSGLIASGIQSLEDTAEQFLAQLTRKSFFDMKPITFGWEEKESYVMHDLMHELASNVSTGECARICDPVQLQDEKYTVRHLCIVNIHSFSADEVKKISHFKNLRTIIIRDIPLVENATVCALQMIVETSKSLRLLYAELRNQSCFAIKFGNLKHLRYIFMSSIAQDKICGVAKLYHLMFLYHGFFVTKIHEARYLGNLECLRCVSYGGVHGFGNFPVSRLTSLQELHNYMVEERTCNKISAIGSLRDLHELGLQGLENVKNCEEAKSAKLKEKQHLNSLFMEWSTPDQIMTDELVLDHLEPHVNIKVLKIQGYPGPKIPSWIEDSSVKNLVSLRLISCINWEYLPSLGDLVFLKFLMLEDLRKLRQIGRSSDMSGSSSTELLLPQRLHSLEVNECRELRELPILPPSLVSLNIGDVCLTKLPIIGKIPSGSIEPKSSKLTDIIITNCPCLTSLEGSLLEQKLHMGTLDALRINNCQDLQSAPIPFEEIKELKMLIITACPKLRTMRDGKDKLVPSSLRNLTIGQCGDLELPLLESLHLLTNLSALMLENCSSLVSLPSGDVFKSLRSLQTMHIKECENLSSLGGLGSLPTLYFLVIRGCGKLAEAGSSLTRVASGSGGEDEHLVEPGSSLEITNLDIDLPSLLHLEPLKSLCRTEYLCINNTVSEMDSLPERWLLQNRSSLRLLTIPKADSLRSLPPRMQDLCSLQELYLIDAGQLQSLPYLPSSLKALRLPGCHPDLKKKITKHGSPEWNKIAHIPYAEIGDSLFISGKKKHKRPSPN comes from the exons ATGGCTGCCTCTGCACTCGTTTTTGCAGGGAAATCTGTGGCGACTTCGGCCATATCCTTCTTGGTCAACAAGGCTTTCAGCTACATCGATGAGTACTGCAAGTCCGAAAGCATGGATGAGTTGAAGAATCGGCTCCTGCGGGCCATGCCACATATCCAGGCGGTGTTTGATGTCGTCAACCCAGAACTTGTCAGGGAGCAGAGCAGCGGCCTCGACGCGTGGCTCTGGCAGCTCAGGGACGCGGTCGAGACGGCGGAGGACGCCATCGATGAGCTTGAATACTACGAGCTCGAGGAGAAGGCCAAGGACCAAAAGGTTAGTGAATGGGGTTCTCCTCTTGTTAAGATGAAGCACAAGTTTGTCAGGTCTCTTGGCCCTGCTGTCAACAAGACTATCAAGAAAATTAGTCACCGTGATACTCTGAAGAGATTGATGAAATCTGTGGATGATTTAGACAAGGCTGCCATAGGTGTTAGTGATTTCCTCAAGCTCACAGACCATCTCAGTGGAGGTTCTTCTACCAGCAGTCAGCAGAAAGTTCAGAAGCTCATGGACAATGATCGCCAGACTAGTTCAATATTAAGTGCAACCATTTTTATTGGACGAGAAAAGGAGAAAGAACAGATTATTGGATGGCTAACCAACACGTCAGATGAATTGGGAGAAACTAGGGTCAGAAGGACCAATAGTATTCCAATTATTTCAGTTATTGGTCATGGTGGCATGGGGAAGACTACCTTGGCTCAGAGCATATT TATGGTCATCTGGACCACCATATCTACTAGCTTTGATGCGACATCGGTGACAAGTAAAATACTGGAAGACGCTACGCGCGTGAAACCGAGCAGCGATCATTTGGAACCACTACAACGGGACCTCAAAGAGAAACTCGCATTCATTAATTTTTTGTTAGTTCTAGATGACGTTTGGGAAGATAAGAAGAGAGATGAATGGGAGAAGTTATTTGCTCCTCTGAAGGAACTGAACACTACTGGGAGCAAAATTCTGTTGACAACCCGAATGCAATCTGTAGCAGACATGGCTGCAAAGGTGATGGGGGTCGAAAGGGATAAGTTCTTGACATTACAAGGACTGGAAGATGATAAAAATCTCAAGCTCTTCAATCATCATGCCTTTTCCGGTTTGAATCCAAGAGATTCATATTTGGAGTTAATTGGAGAACAAATTGCAAAGAAACTGAGAGGATGTCCCTTGGTAACGAAGGTTGTCGCTGAGCAtctgcaaagcaatatgacaccTGAATACTGGAGAAGATTCTTGCATCAAGGATTGGAACATTTTAAAGGAACCGAAAAAGATATTATGAATGTTCTCAGATTGAGCTACTACCACTTACCAACAGAGCTACAGATTTGTTTTCGGTATTGTTGCATATTTCCGCAGGACTATAGATTTGGAAAGAAACAATTGGTGCAAATGTGGATTGGTTCTGGATTAATTGCAAGTGGCATTCAATCTTTGGAGGATACCGCAGAACAATTCTTGGCTCAGCTAACTAGAAAGTCGTTCTTTGATATGAAACCTATAACTTTTGGATGGGAAGAAAAAGAAAGTTATGTAATGCATGACTTGATGCATGAATTAGCAAGCAATGTGTCCACCGGTGAATGTGCAAGAATATGTGATCCTGTTCAACTTCAAGATGAGAAGTATACAGTCCGACACCTATGCATTGTCAATATTCACAGTTTCTCTGCTGATGAGGTCAAGAAAATCTCCCATTTTAAGAATCTACGCACTATTATCATTCGTGATATCCCGCTAGTTGAAAATGCTACTGTTTGCGCACTTCAAATGATAGTTGAGACCTCAAAATCACTGCGACTATTATATGCAGAATTACGAAACCAATCCTGTTTTGCAATCAAGTTTGGTAACTTAAAACATCTTCGCTATATCTTCATGAGTTCGATAGCACAAGACAAGATATGTGGGGTCGCAAAACTTTATCACTTGATGTTCCTTTACCATGGTTTTTTTGTTACCAAAATACATGAAGCAAGATATTTAGGGAACCTTGAATGCCTGCGGTGTGTATCCTATGGTGGTGTGCATGGATTTGGTAATTTTCCTGTAAGCAGGCTCACTTCTCTTCAGGAATTACATAATTATATGGTAGAAGAAAGAACATGCAACAAAATAAGTGCAATTGGGAGCTTAAGAGATCTTCATGAATTAGGTCTGCAGGGTCTTGAGAATGTTAAGAATTGTGAAGAAGCTAAGAGTGCCAAGTTGAAGGAAAAACAACATCTCAACTCACTATTCATGGAGTGGTCGACACCTGATCAAATCATGACAGATGAGTTAGTTCTTGACCACCTTGAGCCACATGTTAATATCAAGGTATTGAAAATTCAAGGTTACCCAGGTCCCAAAATTCCATCTTGGATAGAGGACAGCTCTGTAAAAAATCTGGTATCTCTCAGGTTGATAAGTTGCATTAATTGGGAATATCTTCCCTCTCTTGGCGATTTGGTATTTTTGAAGTTTCTAATGTTGGAGGACCTTCGTAAGCTACGTCAGATTGGTCGATCATCTGATATGTCTGGTAGTAGCTCCACGGAGTTGCTGTTACCTCAAAGACTTCATAGTTTGGAAGTAAATGAATGCCGAGAACTGAGGGAGTTACCTATTCTACCTCCAAGCCTAGTGTCACTGAATATAGGAGATGTTTGTCTGACCAAACTTCCTATTATTGGAAAGATACCGAGTGGAAGCATCGAGCCAAAATCATCTAAGTTGACTGATATAATTATCACCAACTGTCCATGCTTAACTTCGCTGGAAGGGAGCCTTTTGGAGCAAAAATTGCACATGGGAACTCTCGATGCCCTAAGAATTAATAATTGTCAGGATCTGCAATCCGCCCCCATACCATTTGAAGAAATTAAAGAGCTTAAGATGCTCATAATAACGGCATGTCCAAAGTTGAGGACGATGAGAGATGGCAAAGATAAGCTTGTGCCATCATCACTAAGAAACCTTACTATTGGTCAGTGTGGTGACCTGGAACTTCCACTACTTGAGTCACTCCACCTGCTCACCAACTTATCTGCACTTATGCTGGAAAACTGCTCGAGCCTGGTGTCCCTCCCCTCCGGGGATGTATTCAAGAGTCTCAGGTCTTTGCAGACCATGCACATAAAGGAATGCGAGAATCTCTCGTCCTTGGGAGGGCTCGGATCACTTCCAACCCTCTATTTCTTAGTAATTAGAGGGTGCGGTAAACTCGCGGAGGCTGGGTCCTCGCTAACTCGAGTTGCATCTGGTTCTGGTGGCGAAGACGAGCATCTGGTGGAGCCCGGTAGCTCACTGGAGATAACAAATCTTGACATTGATCTGCCGTCCCTGCTGCATCTTGAGCCACTCAAGAGTCTCTGCCGCACCGAATATTTGTGTATCAATAACACTGTGTCAGAGATGGATAGCTTACCTGAACGATGGCTGCTACAGAACCGTTCATCCCTCCGACTGCTGACTATACCCAAAGCAGATTCCTTGAGATCGCTCCCACCCAGAATGCAAGACCTCTGCTCTCTCCAGGAATTGTACCTAATTGATGCTGGGCAACTCCAGTCACTTCCATATCTGCCCTCCTCCTTGAAGGCCCTCAGACTTCCAGGATGCCATCCGGACCTGAAGAAGAAGATTACCAAACATGGAAGCCCCGAATGGAACAAGATTGCTCACATCCCTTATGCGGAAATAG GAGATTCGCTTTTCATCAGTGGCAAGAAGAAACACAAAAGGCCTTCACCAAACTAA